Sequence from the Helianthus annuus cultivar XRQ/B chromosome 13, HanXRQr2.0-SUNRISE, whole genome shotgun sequence genome:
TTATATgttatgttcatgaacgcttgtttgtgttcgtttgttttcaTTTGTGTCCATGAACATTAATTTGTGTCTGTTTGTGTTCGTTAccaaaaattaacaaacaaacacaaacgaacatgaacacgaaCACGTTCATTTTCTTAACAAACGGACATAAACATACAAtcttgttcggtaagtgttcatgaaaaTTTCATGaaaacacatatatttcttaacaaacgaacacgaacaaggtcttgtccagttgtccgtgttcgttcggttcggtTGCAGCCCTAAACATTATTAGAAACAACTTAAAAATACATTTCAAATAATCTAACTCACATTCTTATCAGGTCTACAAGCTCTCGATTGGATCGGTGTGTTCTCTTACATGGCCATCGGACCGTCTCGTTGTTCAGGTTCTCGATGACTCCACCAATGATGTCCTAAGGGTAACAATTTAACAACCACATAAATTAAAATCTCGAATGATGGAAGATAAATTATCTATTTAGTAATTGAATTCGTTGTTGTATACAGACGCTAGTGGAAATGGAGTGCAAGAAATGGATACAGAGAGGAGTGAATGTAAAATATGAAACGAGAAACAACAGAAACGGATACAAAGCGGGTGCGCTTCGTGAAGGGTTAACGAAAGATTATGTGTTGGATTGTGAGTTTGTGGTCATATTTGATGCGGATTTTCAACCGGACAAAGATTTTCTTTGGAGAACTGTACCTTATCTCCTTGAAAATCCGGAACTTGCTTTAGTACAAGCACGATGGAAATTCGGTAAAACTTACTATGTTACTCGTTTCTCTTCATAGGTCTGTAAATGACCCGAACGTTCGTGAACttgtttggcgggaagttcgtttatgttcgaataaacgaacgaacatgaacacacgttttgttcgtctgtttatttacatttgtttatgttcatttcaATTTAAATACATAAGTACTTATATTTATATCACTATTAAACATTAAAGAAACTTTCTaactatttatataaatataactgaTCGGTAATTGGgctttctagtaataaaaatggGTTCTGCAATGGAATTTATCGTAATCAATCACTAATTCATATAAAATATTactttatgtttgtttatgtttagtcaataatgttcatttgtgtttgttcatttatgttcgtctatgttcgtttacgttcgtgaactgttcgtttaggttttaaacgaacgaacatgccTATTTTCTtcataaacgaacatgaacaaaaaaatgtgtttcattatatgttcgtgttcgtttggttcaTTTACAAGCCTATACACAAAAAGATATACACTCACCTGTTACGGTTTAATTTTTAGTTTTtcggattatgttacgagtttTTAACTAATACATGTTCTTTATAGTAAATGCTGATGAATGCATAATGACTCGGCTCCAAGAGATGTCACTAGCCTATCATTTCACTGTTGAGCAAGAAGTCGGTTCTTCAACTTGTCAGTTTTTTGGGTTCAATGGtaagccaatttttttttttttgctcaaaTAAGTTTAAAGAAAGTTATCAtgaattttttatttaaaattaatttAATTTCTATGTTGTAAGGGACTGCTGGTGTTTGGCGTATAAAAGCAATTGAAGATGCCGGTGGCTGGAAAGATCGAACCACTGTAGAAGACATGGATCTTGCGGTTCGGGCCAGCCTAAAAGGGTGGAAATTTGTCTTTGTTGGGGATTTAGATGTGagttacatacttacatataaatttttaagagttaaatgccattttcgtccctgaggtttggccagttttgcgattttcgtccaaaggtttgtttttccgcatctagatccaaaaggtttgaaatcttgccattttcatctggctcgttaactccatccaattttctccgttaagtcaggggtatcttcgtcttttttgttaacttaaaagggTCATTCGGTCTTTTGAAtatttgtacattatgctaaatgcttgtacataaaatGAAAAGGACTGAactgccctttaagttaacaaaaaagacgaagatacccctaacttaacggagaaaaacggatggagttaacgagccggatgaaaatggcaagatttcaaaccttttggatccagatgcgaaaatacaaacctttggacgaaagtcacaaaactgaccaaacctcagggacgaaaacgacaatttactcttaatttttttattaacacAATTAATATATCTACGGGAATTAACAGCTAAAATATTATATCACACAGGTCAAAAACGAACTCCCAAGTACCTTCAAAGCTTATCGATATCAACAGCATCGATGGTCGTGTGGTCCCGCTAATCTGTTAAGAAAGATGACAAAAGAAATAATCTTTTGTGAGGTATAACTAACGAATTAAATAGTTAAACCTTTCCTTTATATTAATAACAATTATAAATGAATTTATCTTACTTTACTATGCAGAGGGTATCCGTTTGGAAGAAGTTCCATGTCATCTACGCGTTCTTCTTAGTAAGGAAGATAATAGCACACTGGGTCACCTTTTTCTTTTACTGCGTAATTATCCCGATAAGCATCATGGTTCCAGAAGTCCATCTTCCAAAACCAATAGCCATATATATTCCCGCAACGATCACCCTTCTGAACTCATCATGCACCCTAAGGTAATGGATAGGCCTGTAAacaaaccgaacgttcatgaactgtccgtgaacttgttcggcgagaaattcgtttgtgttcgtttatttaataaatgaacgaacgtgaacacatttttttgttcatttaattaagagtaaaatgcacggatagtccctgtggtttggtaaaatttcacctttagtcctcaacttttcaaaattacactcttagtccctgtggtttgataaattgttactcggatagtccccaaagaggatggaggttagtttttctggttaagtgggtgtgaaatgacaaggactatccgagtaacaacttgtcaaaccacggggactatccgagtaacaacttgtcaaaccacagggactatccgagtaaccttcatccgctttggggactatccgagtaacaacttgtcaaaccacagggactaagagtataattttgaaaagttggggactaaaggtgaaatttcaccaaaccacagggactatccgtgcattttactctttaattaaatgaacgaacgtgAACACACGTTTTGTTTGTGAACGTCTGTTTACGTTCGTTAATTTatatttgtttgtgttcatttgtttgTGGTTGTTAGTTTACGTTCGTTTCAATTTAAATACataagtagttatatttatataaatattaaacgTTAAAGGaactttctaactacttatacTAATATAACTAATTGGTAATTGGTTTGCTAGTAATAAAAATGGGTTTTCCAATGGAATTTATGATAATTaatcactaatttatataaaaaatattatgttcatttatgtttagtcTATTATGTTAATTGTGTTGTTAATTGTTTGTTAAATGACGTCGTataagtttgtttatgttcgttaaCTATTCGTTTAGGTGTTAAacgaatgaacacaaacgaacacgaacatgctcaTTTTCTTAataaatgaacatgaacaaaaaaatgtgttcgattatatgttcgtgttcggttaaagttaaacgaacgaacacgaacatgcctctGTTCGTGTtagttcggttcatttacaggcctagtAATGGATCCCAAGATAAACAAAACAACCTAAAGTTACATCTTGATTCACACAGGTCAATGCATCTTCTCGTACTATGGATCCTGTTCGAAAACGTCATGTCGTTTCATCGATCCAAAGCGACAATCATTGGACTTCTAGGAGCAAACCGGGTCAACGAGTGGGTCGTGACCGAAAAACTCGGAAACGCCACAAAGCAAAAAAGCAATGTCAGGCCACCAAAGAGATCACGGCCACGCCTTTTCGAAAGGTAGTTTACTCAACAAGTGTTGATTAATTATCACTTCATCATTTGCATAACGCTAataatttaatataaatattataataaacaGGCTTCTTTTCTCGGAGCTGTTGATGGGCTTGTTCCTGCTATACGTAGCGTGCTACGACATTATCTTTGGGAAAGATCACATGTTTATTTATCTGTTACTGCAAGCGACTGCGTTCTTCGTTGTGGGAGTTGGGTACGTAGGCATAACCGTCCCCAACTAACGAAGCGCGACGGTTGATTAAGTTTTACATATTTGTGTCTATCTATCGGAATACTAGTGTTTATGTTTGTTATAAAGTTAAAGGGGACTGTAAAAGTGCTGGAATAAGTGTCTATGGTTTAAAGAACACAAGAAAAGCGAGTGAAGAGCACGGATACAGATGGTGGTGTAATTAGTTATATCGTTAGCGTGTAATCCGAATAAAGATGTTTGTTATCTATGCTAGTTACCAGATACTACAATAAGTTCTATATATCACAATTCACAATGATTGTTCAAACTTTAAATGGCAAATCAACAACTACAATTAGGGCTGTAAagtgtaaacgaaccgaacgtttaACGAACCGTTCGGTGGGAAGTTTGTTTACGTTCGTACGCTtgataaatgaacaaacatgaacaaggaATTTCGTGCGATTAATTAagtgaacgaacacgaacaaaggtcgcaatcatagttattaaaggcgttaagcgcactcaaggcgcataggcctcgcctggggcctaggcgcaaggcgcaaaaaaagcgcgggcctgagaaaaaaaaaaagCGTACAacaaaaaaaaccaaaaatatttttatataatagaaaATTAGTActtattcttcaaataaaataaactaaatctattatataacatttaatatcgtctatttagtaccaaaagttataaaatgctagtttattagtgtagaaaagtagtttcgttagataaaagtagaaatctatCTAGAATCTCGccagaatttagagaatttggccgaaAACTCTCAATAATCTAGGAATCTCGCCGAATCTACGCatgaaccatcacctggagaatCAAAGCGCAACTGCCTTGACTTAAGGCGCAATTGTCTCGCCTCGCTAGGaaattgggcctaggcgcaagaggtgATGGCTTTTAATAACTATGGGTCGCATTCTTTCagttgtgttcgtgaacgttcggtaatatgttcgtatGGCCGTTTGTTTAGTTTAGTTTATGTTCGGTCATTAGAAACTTAGATCTCCGAAACATTATTTTGGGAATAATTATGTTTATGCTTATTATGTCTAATTAACCTGATTGTTGCTAAGTGTTATGTGctttatgtccaaggcttgatgcaaaactactatcgagccggtggtctcattggaagcagcctctctattcctacggggtagaggtaaggctgtctacatctcaccctcctcagaccctaccttagttttgctattggtgggatatactgagtatgatgatgatgatgatgatgatgtatatGTCCGTTTGTGTTCTTGAACCGTAAGGGAACAGGTTCTATTCCTTAATggacgaacacgaacaagaataTTCCGTTCGATATGTGTTCCTAAACCGCTCTTTAACAAGTTCAtgctaaacgaacgaacatgaacaaggctcGGTTCGGTTACATCCTCAATTATTAAAACGAACATATGGTGTTTGACATAAAAAGGGTGTCTAACATTAGGGGAAACCAAATTCAAAGCATAAGTTGATTAACAACAAGTCTAGGTCAAATAACTAATAAATTGATTGACTTTTTTAGTCGATTGCACAAGATAGATACAAAATGTAAATGAAAGTAACATGTATGAACATATAAATGGCGAATATACATACCAATTGCTGTAGGAATCAGTCCTTTGTGTTGGTGCCACCCTCTCCCCCTCTTGTCGCACCACCGACCGAAGATCCGACCGGGTCAGGTTTTTGGATTTCTGATTGAGGCGATTAGAGAAGATCCGCCCGGTcgggtttttggatttttgattggGTCGGGCTTTtgggtttttggatttttgattggGGCGATTAACGTTATAACAATGAACATGGCAAATAATAGTATTAAAATGACATACCGTAATAGCTAACTGATAATTCGTGAAGTTCTCT
This genomic interval carries:
- the LOC110898408 gene encoding glucomannan 4-beta-mannosyltransferase 1-like → MECKKWIQRGVNVKYETRNNRNGYKAGALREGLTKDYVLDCEFVVIFDADFQPDKDFLWRTVPYLLENPELALVQARWKFVNADECIMTRLQEMSLAYHFTVEQEVGSSTCQFFGFNGTAGVWRIKAIEDAGGWKDRTTVEDMDLAVRASLKGWKFVFVGDLDVKNELPSTFKAYRYQQHRWSCGPANLLRKMTKEIIFCERVSVWKKFHVIYAFFLVRKIIAHWVTFFFYCVIIPISIMVPEVHLPKPIAIYIPATITLLNSSCTLRSMHLLVLWILFENVMSFHRSKATIIGLLGANRVNEWVVTEKLGNATKQKSNVRPPKRSRPRLFERLLFSELLMGLFLLYVACYDIIFGKDHMFIYLLLQATAFFVVGVGYVGITVPN